One part of the Mya arenaria isolate MELC-2E11 chromosome 3, ASM2691426v1 genome encodes these proteins:
- the LOC128227776 gene encoding glycine receptor subunit alpha-3-like isoform X2, whose translation MIHLSAKTLSTKWLHLFCITTSLLCQVTGFKNMSTSSTPSIQFFTSLEKENGARSQLQSASIHKSQRQKTLDQLLQGYDPRIPPNYEEDFPVKVLVQLHITNIDSISESNMDFSIGMFLRQKWNDTRLKYTALPRLKALELDSRMMDKVWVPDLFIANEKQAHFHVVTVPNKLMHIYPEGSVHYSVRITATLKCSMDLRKYPLDNQTCNVIMESYGYSTDNLVFGWNPLPVTHDNRLVQSQFQFGAMETLRCDKAYVGVNYTCIMLQFEMVRSFGYYIIQVYIPSILIVILSWVSFWLDIDAVPARISLGLLTVLTMTTQSAGARSALPRVSYVKGIDVWMAACLIFVFSALIEFAYVNVNSRVERRRRASSHPASGSMSSDMLSKNGREIIIEKKGPPLRRLSMFTPSREKARTTDRFSRFAFPTSFIVFNTAYWSVYTFWTPDPSDVQ comes from the exons ATGATTCACCTATCAGCCAAGACTTTGTCAACAAAATGGCTTCACCTGTTTTGCATAACGACATCTCTTCTGTGTCAAGTAACTGGTTTTAAGAATATGTCCACCTCATCAACACCATCGATACAGTTCTTTACTAGCCTGGAAAAGGAAAATGGCGCAAGGTCTCAGTTGCAATCTGCTAGTATTCATAAATCACAAAG GCAAAAGACTTTGGATCAGCTGCTACAAGGCTATGACCCGAGGATTCCACCTAATTATGAAGAAG ATTTCCCAGTAAAAGTGCTTGTGCAGCTGCACATAACCAACATTGACAGCATTAGCGAGTCAAATATG GATTTCTCAATCGGGATGTTTCTGCGACAAAAATGGAATGATACGCGACTGAAGTACACGGCACTTCCCCGCCTCAAAGCTCTTGAGCTGGACTCTCGAATGATGGACAAAGTTTGGGTCCCTGACCTTTTCATAGCCAATGAGAAGCAAGCACATTTCCACGTGGTTACTGTGCCCAATAAATTGATGCACATTTATCCCGAAGGAAGTGTCCATTACAGCGTCAG AATAACAGCAACGTTAAAATGCAGCATGGATCTCCGGAAGTATCCTCTTGACAATCAAACCTGCAATGTTATAATGGAAAGTT ACGGATACAGCACGGACAACCTTGTGTTTGGCTGGAATCCTCTTCCGGTGACGCACGACAATCGCTTGGTGCAGTCACAGTTCCAGTTTGGCGCCATGGAAACCCTACGGTGTGACAAAGCATACGTAGGAG TCAACTACACGTGCATCATGCTGCAGTTTGAAATGGTGAGAAGTTTTGGCTACTACATCATCCAGGTCTACATCCCCTCCATACTCATCGTGATCCTTTCGTGGGTATCATTTTGGCTCGACATTGATGCCGTACCTGCCCGAATTTCTCTCGGTCTTCTTACGGTGCTCACGATGACAACACAGAGCGCGGGTGCGAGGTCAGCTCTGCCAAGGGTCTCCTATGTCAAAG GAATAGACGTCTGGATGGCGGCGTGTCTCATATTCGTGTTTTCGGCGTTGATAGAATTTGCTTACGTTAACGTAAATTCCCGTGTAGAAAGGCGTCGTCGAGCGAGCTCTCATCCTGCCTCAGGATCCATGTCCAGCGACATGCTTAGTAAAAATGGACGAGAG ATTATTATAGAAAAAAAGGGACCACCCCTCAGACGTTTAAGCATGTTCACCCCAAGCCGGGAAAAAGCGCGAACAACGGACAGGTTTTCGCGTTTTGCATTTCCAACGTCGTTCATCGTATTTAATACTGCATATTGGAGtgtgtatacattttggacGCCTGATCCATCTGATGTTCAATAG
- the LOC128227776 gene encoding glycine receptor subunit alpha-2-like isoform X1 produces MIHLSAKTLSTKWLHLFCITTSLLCQVTGFKNMSTSSTPSIQFFTSLEKENGARSQLQSASIHKSQRQKTLDQLLQGYDPRIPPNYEEDFPVKVLVQLHITNIDSISESNMDFSIGMFLRQKWNDTRLKYTALPRLKALELDSRMMDKVWVPDLFIANEKQAHFHVVTVPNKLMHIYPEGSVHYSVRITATLKCSMDLRKYPLDNQTCNVIMESYGYSTDNLVFGWNPLPVTHDNRLVQSQFQFGAMETLRCDKAYVGGMDGRTVNYTCIMLQFEMVRSFGYYIIQVYIPSILIVILSWVSFWLDIDAVPARISLGLLTVLTMTTQSAGARSALPRVSYVKGIDVWMAACLIFVFSALIEFAYVNVNSRVERRRRASSHPASGSMSSDMLSKNGREIIIEKKGPPLRRLSMFTPSREKARTTDRFSRFAFPTSFIVFNTAYWSVYTFWTPDPSDVQ; encoded by the exons ATGATTCACCTATCAGCCAAGACTTTGTCAACAAAATGGCTTCACCTGTTTTGCATAACGACATCTCTTCTGTGTCAAGTAACTGGTTTTAAGAATATGTCCACCTCATCAACACCATCGATACAGTTCTTTACTAGCCTGGAAAAGGAAAATGGCGCAAGGTCTCAGTTGCAATCTGCTAGTATTCATAAATCACAAAG GCAAAAGACTTTGGATCAGCTGCTACAAGGCTATGACCCGAGGATTCCACCTAATTATGAAGAAG ATTTCCCAGTAAAAGTGCTTGTGCAGCTGCACATAACCAACATTGACAGCATTAGCGAGTCAAATATG GATTTCTCAATCGGGATGTTTCTGCGACAAAAATGGAATGATACGCGACTGAAGTACACGGCACTTCCCCGCCTCAAAGCTCTTGAGCTGGACTCTCGAATGATGGACAAAGTTTGGGTCCCTGACCTTTTCATAGCCAATGAGAAGCAAGCACATTTCCACGTGGTTACTGTGCCCAATAAATTGATGCACATTTATCCCGAAGGAAGTGTCCATTACAGCGTCAG AATAACAGCAACGTTAAAATGCAGCATGGATCTCCGGAAGTATCCTCTTGACAATCAAACCTGCAATGTTATAATGGAAAGTT ACGGATACAGCACGGACAACCTTGTGTTTGGCTGGAATCCTCTTCCGGTGACGCACGACAATCGCTTGGTGCAGTCACAGTTCCAGTTTGGCGCCATGGAAACCCTACGGTGTGACAAAGCATACGTAGGAGgtatggacggacggacag TCAACTACACGTGCATCATGCTGCAGTTTGAAATGGTGAGAAGTTTTGGCTACTACATCATCCAGGTCTACATCCCCTCCATACTCATCGTGATCCTTTCGTGGGTATCATTTTGGCTCGACATTGATGCCGTACCTGCCCGAATTTCTCTCGGTCTTCTTACGGTGCTCACGATGACAACACAGAGCGCGGGTGCGAGGTCAGCTCTGCCAAGGGTCTCCTATGTCAAAG GAATAGACGTCTGGATGGCGGCGTGTCTCATATTCGTGTTTTCGGCGTTGATAGAATTTGCTTACGTTAACGTAAATTCCCGTGTAGAAAGGCGTCGTCGAGCGAGCTCTCATCCTGCCTCAGGATCCATGTCCAGCGACATGCTTAGTAAAAATGGACGAGAG ATTATTATAGAAAAAAAGGGACCACCCCTCAGACGTTTAAGCATGTTCACCCCAAGCCGGGAAAAAGCGCGAACAACGGACAGGTTTTCGCGTTTTGCATTTCCAACGTCGTTCATCGTATTTAATACTGCATATTGGAGtgtgtatacattttggacGCCTGATCCATCTGATGTTCAATAG
- the LOC128227776 gene encoding glycine receptor subunit alpha-3-like isoform X3, protein MIHLSAKTLSTKWLHLFCITTSLLCQVTGFKNMSTSSTPSIQFFTSLEKENGARQKTLDQLLQGYDPRIPPNYEEDFPVKVLVQLHITNIDSISESNMDFSIGMFLRQKWNDTRLKYTALPRLKALELDSRMMDKVWVPDLFIANEKQAHFHVVTVPNKLMHIYPEGSVHYSVRITATLKCSMDLRKYPLDNQTCNVIMESYGYSTDNLVFGWNPLPVTHDNRLVQSQFQFGAMETLRCDKAYVGGMDGRTVNYTCIMLQFEMVRSFGYYIIQVYIPSILIVILSWVSFWLDIDAVPARISLGLLTVLTMTTQSAGARSALPRVSYVKGIDVWMAACLIFVFSALIEFAYVNVNSRVERRRRASSHPASGSMSSDMLSKNGREIIIEKKGPPLRRLSMFTPSREKARTTDRFSRFAFPTSFIVFNTAYWSVYTFWTPDPSDVQ, encoded by the exons ATGATTCACCTATCAGCCAAGACTTTGTCAACAAAATGGCTTCACCTGTTTTGCATAACGACATCTCTTCTGTGTCAAGTAACTGGTTTTAAGAATATGTCCACCTCATCAACACCATCGATACAGTTCTTTACTAGCCTGGAAAAGGAAAATGGCGCAAG GCAAAAGACTTTGGATCAGCTGCTACAAGGCTATGACCCGAGGATTCCACCTAATTATGAAGAAG ATTTCCCAGTAAAAGTGCTTGTGCAGCTGCACATAACCAACATTGACAGCATTAGCGAGTCAAATATG GATTTCTCAATCGGGATGTTTCTGCGACAAAAATGGAATGATACGCGACTGAAGTACACGGCACTTCCCCGCCTCAAAGCTCTTGAGCTGGACTCTCGAATGATGGACAAAGTTTGGGTCCCTGACCTTTTCATAGCCAATGAGAAGCAAGCACATTTCCACGTGGTTACTGTGCCCAATAAATTGATGCACATTTATCCCGAAGGAAGTGTCCATTACAGCGTCAG AATAACAGCAACGTTAAAATGCAGCATGGATCTCCGGAAGTATCCTCTTGACAATCAAACCTGCAATGTTATAATGGAAAGTT ACGGATACAGCACGGACAACCTTGTGTTTGGCTGGAATCCTCTTCCGGTGACGCACGACAATCGCTTGGTGCAGTCACAGTTCCAGTTTGGCGCCATGGAAACCCTACGGTGTGACAAAGCATACGTAGGAGgtatggacggacggacag TCAACTACACGTGCATCATGCTGCAGTTTGAAATGGTGAGAAGTTTTGGCTACTACATCATCCAGGTCTACATCCCCTCCATACTCATCGTGATCCTTTCGTGGGTATCATTTTGGCTCGACATTGATGCCGTACCTGCCCGAATTTCTCTCGGTCTTCTTACGGTGCTCACGATGACAACACAGAGCGCGGGTGCGAGGTCAGCTCTGCCAAGGGTCTCCTATGTCAAAG GAATAGACGTCTGGATGGCGGCGTGTCTCATATTCGTGTTTTCGGCGTTGATAGAATTTGCTTACGTTAACGTAAATTCCCGTGTAGAAAGGCGTCGTCGAGCGAGCTCTCATCCTGCCTCAGGATCCATGTCCAGCGACATGCTTAGTAAAAATGGACGAGAG ATTATTATAGAAAAAAAGGGACCACCCCTCAGACGTTTAAGCATGTTCACCCCAAGCCGGGAAAAAGCGCGAACAACGGACAGGTTTTCGCGTTTTGCATTTCCAACGTCGTTCATCGTATTTAATACTGCATATTGGAGtgtgtatacattttggacGCCTGATCCATCTGATGTTCAATAG